In Chitinibacter sp. SCUT-21, a single genomic region encodes these proteins:
- the flhB gene encoding flagellar biosynthesis protein FlhB, with protein MAEDSDLERTEPASPKRIEDARKKGQVPRSHELTSFATLMVGLVAVITTGPDLYAAMKKVMVTALSFNRAQIWQSQLMTEQLFELSRIAVIAILPIFGACVLISILTPILIGGWLFSAEALGPNFGRMNPMSGIGRMFSPRTIVETIKTVLKSGLIGGVAAWLMWNEKEQFIALLAMPAESAFAMAWQMTRHTLLLVASTMAVIALIDVPYQLWDYYKGLRMTKEEVRQENKEAEGDPHVKGRIRQLQREAARKRMMAEIPKANVVVTNPTHYAVAIRYDNQMRAPIVVAKGSFLLAERIIEIAKDSKVAVIRTPPFARALYHHADLGEEIPTALYTATAEVLAYIYQLDLYRKEGGFEPVLNTNLPVPPELDPESGIG; from the coding sequence ATGGCAGAAGACTCAGACCTCGAACGCACCGAACCGGCCTCGCCCAAGCGAATTGAAGACGCGCGCAAAAAAGGCCAGGTTCCTCGTTCCCACGAACTCACTTCCTTTGCAACGCTCATGGTTGGCTTGGTGGCCGTCATTACCACGGGGCCTGATTTGTATGCGGCAATGAAAAAGGTCATGGTCACCGCGCTTAGTTTTAATCGTGCGCAAATCTGGCAAAGCCAGCTAATGACCGAGCAATTGTTTGAACTCTCCCGCATCGCAGTGATAGCCATCTTGCCAATTTTTGGCGCTTGCGTATTGATCTCGATTTTGACGCCAATTTTAATCGGTGGCTGGCTTTTTAGTGCTGAAGCCCTAGGCCCTAACTTTGGCCGCATGAACCCCATGAGCGGGATTGGCCGAATGTTTTCGCCACGTACTATCGTTGAAACGATTAAAACGGTTTTGAAATCGGGCTTAATCGGCGGCGTTGCCGCGTGGCTGATGTGGAACGAAAAAGAGCAATTTATTGCGCTACTTGCCATGCCTGCCGAATCGGCGTTTGCGATGGCTTGGCAAATGACGCGCCACACGCTGCTGCTTGTTGCGAGCACAATGGCCGTGATTGCCTTGATTGATGTGCCCTATCAGCTATGGGATTACTACAAAGGCCTGCGCATGACCAAGGAAGAAGTGCGCCAAGAAAACAAAGAGGCCGAGGGCGATCCGCACGTTAAAGGCCGTATTCGCCAATTACAACGCGAAGCGGCGCGCAAACGCATGATGGCTGAAATCCCAAAAGCCAATGTCGTCGTCACCAATCCAACGCACTATGCGGTCGCGATCCGTTACGACAACCAAATGCGCGCGCCAATTGTCGTTGCCAAAGGCTCGTTTTTATTGGCCGAGCGCATTATTGAAATCGCTAAAGACAGCAAAGTCGCAGTCATTCGCACGCCGCCATTTGCGCGCGCCTTGTATCATCATGCAGACTTAGGCGAAGAAATTCCGACGGCACTGTATACTGCGACAGCAGAAGTGTTGGCTTATATTTATCAGCTTGATCTTTACCGCAAAGAAGGCGGTTTCGAGCCGGTACTCAATACCAACCTGCCAGTACCGCCCGAATTAGACCCTGAATCAGGGATTGGCTAG